The Glycine soja cultivar W05 chromosome 6, ASM419377v2, whole genome shotgun sequence genome has a window encoding:
- the LOC114415143 gene encoding probable lactoylglutathione lyase, chloroplastic, with the protein MASSLMLPAASMLRPCTTLSSSCASSRRLALFHLVSTGGIALPQAQLFGAEKIAQPEKNLFDWVKNDNRRFLHVVYRVGDLEKTIKYAVL; encoded by the exons ATGGCATCATCCTTAATGTTACCAGCTGCTTCAATGCTGAGACCATGTACCACTTTATCATCATCATGTGCTTCATCAAGAAGACTTGCTCTCTTTCACCTTGTCTCCACTGGTGGCATTG CTCTCCCACAAGCTCAGTTATTTGGTGCAGAAAAAATAGCCCAACCAGAGAAGAATTTGTTTGACTGGGTCAAAAATGACAACAGAAGGTTTCTCCATGTTGTGTACCGTGTTGGAGACTTGGAGAAGACTATAAAGTATGCTGTACTTTAA
- the LOC114415137 gene encoding tocopherol cyclase, chloroplastic-like has translation MEAKLWESPLLSPSLPLLPSLNLHFPSSTRLLARSFFSDTVPIDNKEKEQLVTSVKPTYSPTPPNRHLRTPHSGYHFDGTTRKFFEGWYFKLSIPERRQSFCFMYSVESPSFRKPLTPLEVAQYGSRFTGVGAQILGADDKYICQFSPESQFFWGSRHELMLGNTFVPNQNSKPPNKEVPPQEFNDRVLEGFQVSPLWHQGFIRDDGRSNYVETVKTARWEYSTRPVYGWGDVGSTQKSTAGWLAAFPVFEPHWQICMAGGLSTGWIEWDGKRIEFDNAPSYSEKNWGGGFPRKWFWVQCNVFEGASGEIALTAAGGLRQIPGIAETFENAALIGIHYGGIFYEFVPWNGVVNWEVTTWGYWFMSADNGRYVVEIEATTEDPGTTLRAPTAEAGLAPACKDTCFGDLKLQMWERRYDGSKGKIILDVSSNMAALEVGGGPWFNTWKGKTSTPAALSRVLELPIDVEGIFNPVPLFKPPGL, from the exons ATGGAAGCCAAGCTCTGGGAGTCTCCTCTTTTGTCTCCCTCACtccctcttcttccttctctcaATCTCCACTTTCCCTCTTCAACGCGCCTCCTAGCTCGCAGTTTCTTCTCAGACACCGTTCCCATTGATAACAAGGAAAAGGAACAACTTGTAACTTCTGTCAAACCTACTTACTCCCCTACTCCTCCCAATCGTCACCTTCGAACTCCTCACAGCGG CTACCATTTCGATGGGACTACTCGCAAATTCTTCGAGGGTTGGTACTTCAAACTTTCCATTCCGGAACGGAGGCAGAGTTTTTGCTTCATGTACTCCGTCGAGAGCCCATCCTTTCGTAAACCACTGACGCCGCTCGAAGTGGCCCAATACGGCTCCAGGTTTACTGGTGTCGGTGCTCAAATTCTCGGTGCCGATGACAAATATATTTGTCAATTTTCTCCTGAATCACAATTCTTCTGGGGAA GTAGGCATGAACTAATGTTGGGGAACACTTTCGTGCCCAACCAAAATTCTAAACCTCCAAACAAGGAGGTTCCTCCTCAg GAATTTAATGATAGAGTGCTGGAAGGTTTTCAAGTCAGTCCCCTTTGGCATCAAGGTTTTATTCGCGATGATGGAAG GTCAAATTATGTAGAGACAGTAAAGACAGCTCGTTGGGAGTATAGTACGCGTCCTGTATATGGTTGGGGTGATGTTGGTTCCACGCAGAAGTCTACTGCTGGGTGGCTTGCAGCTTTTCCTGTTTTTGAACCACATTGGCAAATATGCATGGCTGGTGGACTGTCAACAG GTTGGATAGAGTGGGATGGCAAGAGGATTGAGTTTGATAACGCTCCTTCTTATTCAGAAAAGAACTGGGGTGGAGGATTCCCAAGAAAATGGTTTtgg GTTCAATGTAATGTTTTTGAAGGGGCTAGTGGAGAAATTGCTCTTACAGCAGCTGGTGGATTGAGGCAAATTCCTGGAATTGCCGAGACCTTTGAAAATGCTGCATTG ATTGGAATTCATTATGGTggaattttttatgaatttgtgCCATGGAATGGTGTTGTTAACTGGGAAGTTACTACTTGGGGTTATTGGTTTATGTCAGCAGACAATGGCAGATATGTG GTTGAAATAGAAGCAACAACAGAGGATCCAGGTACAACATTGCGTGCTCCAACAGCAGAAGCCGGCTTGGCCCCTGCTTGTAAAGATACATGCTTCGGAGATCTAAAATTACAAATGTGGGAACGAAGATATGACGGCAGCAAGGGGAAG ATCATATTGGACGTTTCAAGTAATATGGCAGCACTAGAAGTTGGAGGAGGTCCATGGTTTAACACTTGGAAGGGCAAGACATCAACTCCAGCAGCCCTTAGCCGTGTCCTTGAATTACCCATAGACGTAGAGGGCATTTTCAATCCTGTTCCTCTATTTAAACCGCCTGGCCTGTAG
- the LOC114415138 gene encoding bark storage protein A-like gives MHSYASGLSFYKNQPSGLSFHMFHSSCSGWVKMEGASRVLCLFLAAFLWFNAQHAFVSCALTFELQSKIAKANQEGPYLGLIIPNSFELDPLLQNPGYTASDTIIDFAGRRFRFGAIGDKPVILVMTGLSVINAAITTQLLLSLFTVEGVVHYGIAGNANPSLHIGDVAIPQYWAHLALWSWQRYGLGPDDTLPLEDNGDYTRELGHLNFANFTSNVTADSPFDNQLNNIWYQPEEIFPIDGVPEVRQHVFWVPVDSKYYHIAKKLKDLELESCINSTTCLTTTPKVELVNRGISQSIYLDNAAYRSFIYNKFEVSPVDMESASVALICHQQRVPFIAIRALSDLAGGGSAESNEADTFLSIAATNSVTVVIEFVKLLSLHSKWWSM, from the exons ATGCATAGTTATGCTTCTGGTCTTTCTTTCTATAAAAACCAACCCTCGGGTCTTTCATTTCACATGTTCCATAGTTCTTGCTCTGGGTGGGTAAAGATGGAAGGTGCTAGTAGAGTCTTATGCTTGTTTCTGGCGGCATTTTTGTGGTTTAATGCTCAACATGCTTTTGTAAGTTGTGCTTTGACATTTGAGTTGCAAAGCAAAATTGCTAAAGCCAACCAAGAGGGACCTTACCTAGGTTTAATCATACCAAATTCTTTTGAACTAGACCCTCTTCTTCAGAATCCTGGCTACACAGCTAGTGACACCATCATAGACTTCGCTG GAAGGAGATTTCGCTTTGGAGCCATTGGTGACAAGCCTGTTATACTGGTCATGACAGGATTGAGCGTG ATAAATGCAGCTATAACGACTCAGCTTCTGTTGAGTTTATTCACGGTAGAAGGAGTGGTGCATTACGGCATTGCTGGAAATGCAAACCCGTCCTTGCATATTGGAGATGTAGCTATTCCCCAATACTGGGCTCATCTAGCACTATGGAGCTGGCAG AGGTATGGGCTAGGGCCTGATGACACATTACCCTTGGAAGACAATGGAGACTACACCAGGGAATTAGGGCACTTAAATTTTGCAAATTTCACCTCAAACGTAACTGCTGATAGTCCATTTGATAACCAACTCAACAATATATGGTACCAACCAGAGGAGATTTTTCCCATTGATGGCGTTCCGGAAGTAAGGCAGCATGTCTTCTGGGTTCCGGTTGATTCCAAGTACTACCACATTGCCAAAAAGTTGAAG GACTTGGAGCTAGAGTCGTGCATAAACTCGACCACATGCTTAACAACGACACCGAAGGTGGAGCTTGTGAATAGAGGTATTAGCCAAAGCATCTACCTAGACAATGCAGCATACAGGTCTTTCATCTACAACAAATTTGAAGTGAGCCCAGTGGACATGGAAAGTGCATCGGTGGCTCTTATATGCCATCAACAAAGGGTACCCTTCATTGCTATTAGGGCTCTCTCCGACTTGGCCGGTGGCGGCTCCGCCGAGTCCAATGAGGCCGATACCTTCTTATCAATCGCTGCCACCAATTCTGTCACTGTGGTCATTGAGTTCGTGAAGCTCTTGTCACTCCACTCTAAGTGGTGGTCCATGTAA
- the LOC114415141 gene encoding VAN3-binding protein-like isoform X2, producing the protein MSPSASNSICLVHQLENIEENAPADWPASSCPPPDTPTESMEFLARSWSLSAMELSKALHSTNNSISTGIEMPLSCPSGHQFDTKCSTASKDLSNGCFPPFSPKDSNEKKDLLLLHQALNPEFLSSQNLLRNGLYRSLLRGRTMGRWLKDQKERKKHEIRTHNAHLHAAVSVAGVAAAIASVAASMASPEMPYANQKNPPLASAAIASAAALVASHCIEIAEDMGAEHDQILTVVNSAINAKTNGDIMTLTAGAATALRGAATLKARLQKGPGATAIPLAEEKCNESKEANILTALDYVFRGGELFKRTRKGDLHWKQVSFNINSNLQVVIKMKSKHMAGTFTKKKKYIVTGVCNDIPVWPGREKEDINEKRAYFGIKTKDRTIEFECVSKGDKQFWLEGIQYMLNCRVKVTI; encoded by the exons A TGAGCCCGAGCGCCTCTAACTCTATATGCTTAGTTCATCAGTTGGAGAACATAGAAGAGAATGCTCCTGCAGATTGGCCTGCATCATCCTGTCCCCCTCCTGATACTCCAACTGAATCTATGGAGTTCCTTGCTAGATCATGGAGTCTTTCAGCCATGGAACTCTCCAAAGCACTGCATAGCACCAACAATTCGATCTCCACTGGTATAGAGATGCCACTTTCATGCCCTTCAGGCCACCAATTTGATACCAAGTGTTCCACCGCTTCAAAAGAT TTATCTAACGGGTGTTTCCCTCCATTTTCGCCAAAAGACAGTAATGAAAAGAAG GATTTACTTTTACTCCATCAAGCACTCAATCCAGAATTCCTTTCCAGTCAAAATTTGCTCAGAAATGGG CTTTACAGGAGCTTGCTAAGAGGGAGGACAATGGGTAGGTGGTTGAAAGATCAAAAGGAGAGGAAAAAGCACGAAATTAGGACCCATAATGCTCATTTACACGCTGCAGTATCTGTGGCTGGTGTTGCTGCCGCTATTGCATCAGTTGCAGCTTCAATGGCATCGCCTGAAATGCCTTACGCAAACCAAAAGAACCCTCCCCTGGCTTCTGCTGCAATTGCATCTGCAGCGGCTTTAGTAGCCTCTCACTGCATCGAGATTGCAGAAGATATGGGGGCTGAGCATGACCAAATCTTAACAGTAGTCAACTCTGCGATTAATGCAAAAACTAATGGAGATATTATGACTTTAACAGCTGGAGCAGCCACAG CCTTGCGAGGAGCGGCTACTCTAAAGGCAAGGCTGCAGAAGGGGCCTGGAGCTACTGCAATTCCTCTAGCTGAGGAAAAGTGTAATGAAAGCAAAGAAGCAAACATCTTGACAGCACTGGACTACGTCTTTAGAGGTGGAGAACTTTTCAAACGTACAagaaaag GAGATCTTCACTGGAAGCAAGTGTCTTtcaatataaattcaaatttgcaG GTTGTCATCAAAATGAAAAGCAAGCATATGGCAGGAACATTCAcgaaaaagaagaaat ATATAGTCACCGGAGTTTGCAATGATATCCCAGTTTGGCCCGGAAGGGAGAAGGAAGACATCAATGAAAAGAGGGcatattttggaataaaaacaaaagacaggACAATAGAATTTGAATGTGTAAGTAAAGGAGACAAACAGTTCTGGCTTGAGGGGATCCAGTATATGTTGAATTGCCGTGTCAAagtaacaatataa
- the LOC114415139 gene encoding casein kinase I-like isoform X2, which produces MERVIGGKFKIGRKIGSGSFGEIYIASNIDTSEIVAIKMESKKTKHPQLLYEAKLYSILQGESGVPSMKWCGTDGDNNVLVIDLLGRSLEDFFVYCGRKFSLKTVLMLADQMLTRIEYMHSKGFLHRDIKPDNFLMGLGRKSNQVYIIDFGLAKRYRDPNTNKHIPYRENKSLTGTARYASCNTHMGIEQSCRDDLESLGYVLMYFLRGSLPWQGLKAATKKEKYDNICEKKLSTTIEMLCKSYPAEFATYFHYCQSLTFDQHPDYGYLKRLFRDLFKREGYDSDFIFDWTILKYQQVQQTNKQNQSSPSTAVPSSLEPVVMEKHKGVNDSAHVTVTKMLANLERPSARARVQPKPSNVRNLDAKNHTEKHGVNNSPSTSSAIPKSSTENVSKPERPTGTSNLGRVFGSNARVSSSWIPSLRRISSAK; this is translated from the exons ATGGAGAGGGTCATCGGAGGGAAGTTTAAGATTGGTCGGAAAATCGGAAGCGGTTCGTTCGGAGAAATTTATATTG catCAAATATCGATACCTCTGAGATTGTCGCCATCAAGAtg GAAAGCAAGAAGACCAAGCATCCGCAGCTATTGTATGAAGCAAAGTTATATAGTATTCTTCAAGGAGAAA GTGGTGTTCCAAGTATGAAGTGGTGTGGCACAGATGGAGACAATAATGTTCTAGTTATTGATCTTTTGGGGCGGAGTCTTGAGGACTTTTTTGTCTATTGCGGGAGAAAGTTTTCATTAAAAACGGTTTTGATGTTGGCCGATCAGATG CTGACAAGAATAGAGTACATGCATTCCAAGGGATTTTTGCATAGAGACATCAAACCAGATAACTTCCTTATGGGTCTTGGGAGGAAATCAAATCAG GtttatattattgattttgGACTAGCGAAAAGATACAGGGACCCTAACACAAATAAACATATTCCTTACAG AGAGAATAAAAGCTTAACAGGAACTGCACGTTATGCAAGTTGCAACACTCACATGGGAATTG AGCAAAGTTGTCGTGATGATTTGGAGTCTCTTGGCTATGTTCTTATGTACTTTTTAAGAGGAAG CCTTCCTTGGCAGGGTTTGAAAGCTGCtaccaaaaaggaaaaatatgacAATATTTGTGAGAAGAAATTATCAACTACCATTGAG ATGCTTTGCAAGTCGTATCCTGCGGAGTTTGCTACTTACTTTCACTATTGCCAATCTTTGACATTTGATCAACACCCAGATTATGGATACCTGAAGCGCTTGTTCCGTGATTTGTTCAAAAGAGAAG GATATGATTCCGACTTTATATTTGACTGGACCATCCTAAAATATCAGCAGGTGCAACAgacaaataaacaaaatcaatcatCT CCTTCAACAGCAGTGCCTAGCAGTCTAGAACCAGTAGTTATGGAAAAGCATAAAG GAGTAAATGATTCAGCTCATGTTACTGTAACAAAAATGTTGGCCAATCTTGAACGTCCAAGTGCACGTGCACGTGTGCAGCCTAAGCCATCTAATGTTCGGAATCTGGATGCCAAGAATCATACTGAGAAACAT GGTGTGAACAATAGTCCATCTACTTCCTCTGCCATTCCCAAATCCTCTACAGAAAATGTCTCAAAACCAGAAAGGCCCACAGGAACCTCAAACCTTGGTCGTGTATTTGGGAGTAATGCTCGTGTTTCAAGCAGCTGGATTCCTTCGCTACGCCGAATTTCTTCTGCCAAATA A
- the LOC114415139 gene encoding casein kinase 1-like protein 3 isoform X3 yields MERVIGGKFKIGRKIGSGSFGEIYIASNIDTSEIVAIKMESKKTKHPQLLYEAKLYSILQGESGVPSMKWCGTDGDNNVLVIDLLGRSLEDFFVYCGRKFSLKTVLMLADQMLTRIEYMHSKGFLHRDIKPDNFLMGLGRKSNQVYIIDFGLAKRYRDPNTNKHIPYRENKSLTGTARYASCNTHMGIEQSCRDDLESLGYVLMYFLRGSLPWQGLKAATKKEKYDNICEKKLSTTIEMLCKSYPAEFATYFHYCQSLTFDQHPDYGYLKRLFRDLFKREGYDSDFIFDWTILKYQQPSTAVPSSLEPVVMEKHKGVNDSAHVTVTKMLANLERPSARARVQPKPSNVRNLDAKNHTEKHGVNNSPSTSSAIPKSSTENVSKPERPTGTSNLGRVFGSNARVSSSWIPSLRRISSAK; encoded by the exons ATGGAGAGGGTCATCGGAGGGAAGTTTAAGATTGGTCGGAAAATCGGAAGCGGTTCGTTCGGAGAAATTTATATTG catCAAATATCGATACCTCTGAGATTGTCGCCATCAAGAtg GAAAGCAAGAAGACCAAGCATCCGCAGCTATTGTATGAAGCAAAGTTATATAGTATTCTTCAAGGAGAAA GTGGTGTTCCAAGTATGAAGTGGTGTGGCACAGATGGAGACAATAATGTTCTAGTTATTGATCTTTTGGGGCGGAGTCTTGAGGACTTTTTTGTCTATTGCGGGAGAAAGTTTTCATTAAAAACGGTTTTGATGTTGGCCGATCAGATG CTGACAAGAATAGAGTACATGCATTCCAAGGGATTTTTGCATAGAGACATCAAACCAGATAACTTCCTTATGGGTCTTGGGAGGAAATCAAATCAG GtttatattattgattttgGACTAGCGAAAAGATACAGGGACCCTAACACAAATAAACATATTCCTTACAG AGAGAATAAAAGCTTAACAGGAACTGCACGTTATGCAAGTTGCAACACTCACATGGGAATTG AGCAAAGTTGTCGTGATGATTTGGAGTCTCTTGGCTATGTTCTTATGTACTTTTTAAGAGGAAG CCTTCCTTGGCAGGGTTTGAAAGCTGCtaccaaaaaggaaaaatatgacAATATTTGTGAGAAGAAATTATCAACTACCATTGAG ATGCTTTGCAAGTCGTATCCTGCGGAGTTTGCTACTTACTTTCACTATTGCCAATCTTTGACATTTGATCAACACCCAGATTATGGATACCTGAAGCGCTTGTTCCGTGATTTGTTCAAAAGAGAAG GATATGATTCCGACTTTATATTTGACTGGACCATCCTAAAATATCAGCAG CCTTCAACAGCAGTGCCTAGCAGTCTAGAACCAGTAGTTATGGAAAAGCATAAAG GAGTAAATGATTCAGCTCATGTTACTGTAACAAAAATGTTGGCCAATCTTGAACGTCCAAGTGCACGTGCACGTGTGCAGCCTAAGCCATCTAATGTTCGGAATCTGGATGCCAAGAATCATACTGAGAAACAT GGTGTGAACAATAGTCCATCTACTTCCTCTGCCATTCCCAAATCCTCTACAGAAAATGTCTCAAAACCAGAAAGGCCCACAGGAACCTCAAACCTTGGTCGTGTATTTGGGAGTAATGCTCGTGTTTCAAGCAGCTGGATTCCTTCGCTACGCCGAATTTCTTCTGCCAAATAG
- the LOC114415141 gene encoding VAN3-binding protein-like isoform X1 — protein MKAPNSFSISVSPSASNSICLVHQLENIEENAPADWPASSCPPPDTPTESMEFLARSWSLSAMELSKALHSTNNSISTGIEMPLSCPSGHQFDTKCSTASKDLSNGCFPPFSPKDSNEKKDLLLLHQALNPEFLSSQNLLRNGLYRSLLRGRTMGRWLKDQKERKKHEIRTHNAHLHAAVSVAGVAAAIASVAASMASPEMPYANQKNPPLASAAIASAAALVASHCIEIAEDMGAEHDQILTVVNSAINAKTNGDIMTLTAGAATALRGAATLKARLQKGPGATAIPLAEEKCNESKEANILTALDYVFRGGELFKRTRKGDLHWKQVSFNINSNLQVVIKMKSKHMAGTFTKKKKYIVTGVCNDIPVWPGREKEDINEKRAYFGIKTKDRTIEFECVSKGDKQFWLEGIQYMLNCRVKVTI, from the exons ATGAAAGCACCTAACTCGTTTTCAATTTCAGTGAGCCCGAGCGCCTCTAACTCTATATGCTTAGTTCATCAGTTGGAGAACATAGAAGAGAATGCTCCTGCAGATTGGCCTGCATCATCCTGTCCCCCTCCTGATACTCCAACTGAATCTATGGAGTTCCTTGCTAGATCATGGAGTCTTTCAGCCATGGAACTCTCCAAAGCACTGCATAGCACCAACAATTCGATCTCCACTGGTATAGAGATGCCACTTTCATGCCCTTCAGGCCACCAATTTGATACCAAGTGTTCCACCGCTTCAAAAGAT TTATCTAACGGGTGTTTCCCTCCATTTTCGCCAAAAGACAGTAATGAAAAGAAG GATTTACTTTTACTCCATCAAGCACTCAATCCAGAATTCCTTTCCAGTCAAAATTTGCTCAGAAATGGG CTTTACAGGAGCTTGCTAAGAGGGAGGACAATGGGTAGGTGGTTGAAAGATCAAAAGGAGAGGAAAAAGCACGAAATTAGGACCCATAATGCTCATTTACACGCTGCAGTATCTGTGGCTGGTGTTGCTGCCGCTATTGCATCAGTTGCAGCTTCAATGGCATCGCCTGAAATGCCTTACGCAAACCAAAAGAACCCTCCCCTGGCTTCTGCTGCAATTGCATCTGCAGCGGCTTTAGTAGCCTCTCACTGCATCGAGATTGCAGAAGATATGGGGGCTGAGCATGACCAAATCTTAACAGTAGTCAACTCTGCGATTAATGCAAAAACTAATGGAGATATTATGACTTTAACAGCTGGAGCAGCCACAG CCTTGCGAGGAGCGGCTACTCTAAAGGCAAGGCTGCAGAAGGGGCCTGGAGCTACTGCAATTCCTCTAGCTGAGGAAAAGTGTAATGAAAGCAAAGAAGCAAACATCTTGACAGCACTGGACTACGTCTTTAGAGGTGGAGAACTTTTCAAACGTACAagaaaag GAGATCTTCACTGGAAGCAAGTGTCTTtcaatataaattcaaatttgcaG GTTGTCATCAAAATGAAAAGCAAGCATATGGCAGGAACATTCAcgaaaaagaagaaat ATATAGTCACCGGAGTTTGCAATGATATCCCAGTTTGGCCCGGAAGGGAGAAGGAAGACATCAATGAAAAGAGGGcatattttggaataaaaacaaaagacaggACAATAGAATTTGAATGTGTAAGTAAAGGAGACAAACAGTTCTGGCTTGAGGGGATCCAGTATATGTTGAATTGCCGTGTCAAagtaacaatataa
- the LOC114415139 gene encoding casein kinase I-like isoform X1: protein MERVIGGKFKIGRKIGSGSFGEIYIASNIDTSEIVAIKMESKKTKHPQLLYEAKLYSILQGESGVPSMKWCGTDGDNNVLVIDLLGRSLEDFFVYCGRKFSLKTVLMLADQMLTRIEYMHSKGFLHRDIKPDNFLMGLGRKSNQVYIIDFGLAKRYRDPNTNKHIPYRENKSLTGTARYASCNTHMGIEQSCRDDLESLGYVLMYFLRGSLPWQGLKAATKKEKYDNICEKKLSTTIEMLCKSYPAEFATYFHYCQSLTFDQHPDYGYLKRLFRDLFKREGYDSDFIFDWTILKYQQVQQTNKQNQSSPSTAVPSSLEPVVMEKHKGVNDSAHVTVTKMLANLERPSARARVQPKPSNVRNLDAKNHTEKHGVNNSPSTSSAIPKSSTENVSKPERPTGTSNLGRVFGSNARVSSSWIPSLRRISSAK, encoded by the exons ATGGAGAGGGTCATCGGAGGGAAGTTTAAGATTGGTCGGAAAATCGGAAGCGGTTCGTTCGGAGAAATTTATATTG catCAAATATCGATACCTCTGAGATTGTCGCCATCAAGAtg GAAAGCAAGAAGACCAAGCATCCGCAGCTATTGTATGAAGCAAAGTTATATAGTATTCTTCAAGGAGAAA GTGGTGTTCCAAGTATGAAGTGGTGTGGCACAGATGGAGACAATAATGTTCTAGTTATTGATCTTTTGGGGCGGAGTCTTGAGGACTTTTTTGTCTATTGCGGGAGAAAGTTTTCATTAAAAACGGTTTTGATGTTGGCCGATCAGATG CTGACAAGAATAGAGTACATGCATTCCAAGGGATTTTTGCATAGAGACATCAAACCAGATAACTTCCTTATGGGTCTTGGGAGGAAATCAAATCAG GtttatattattgattttgGACTAGCGAAAAGATACAGGGACCCTAACACAAATAAACATATTCCTTACAG AGAGAATAAAAGCTTAACAGGAACTGCACGTTATGCAAGTTGCAACACTCACATGGGAATTG AGCAAAGTTGTCGTGATGATTTGGAGTCTCTTGGCTATGTTCTTATGTACTTTTTAAGAGGAAG CCTTCCTTGGCAGGGTTTGAAAGCTGCtaccaaaaaggaaaaatatgacAATATTTGTGAGAAGAAATTATCAACTACCATTGAG ATGCTTTGCAAGTCGTATCCTGCGGAGTTTGCTACTTACTTTCACTATTGCCAATCTTTGACATTTGATCAACACCCAGATTATGGATACCTGAAGCGCTTGTTCCGTGATTTGTTCAAAAGAGAAG GATATGATTCCGACTTTATATTTGACTGGACCATCCTAAAATATCAGCAGGTGCAACAgacaaataaacaaaatcaatcatCT CCTTCAACAGCAGTGCCTAGCAGTCTAGAACCAGTAGTTATGGAAAAGCATAAAG GAGTAAATGATTCAGCTCATGTTACTGTAACAAAAATGTTGGCCAATCTTGAACGTCCAAGTGCACGTGCACGTGTGCAGCCTAAGCCATCTAATGTTCGGAATCTGGATGCCAAGAATCATACTGAGAAACAT GGTGTGAACAATAGTCCATCTACTTCCTCTGCCATTCCCAAATCCTCTACAGAAAATGTCTCAAAACCAGAAAGGCCCACAGGAACCTCAAACCTTGGTCGTGTATTTGGGAGTAATGCTCGTGTTTCAAGCAGCTGGATTCCTTCGCTACGCCGAATTTCTTCTGCCAAATAG